A region of Solibacillus isronensis DNA encodes the following proteins:
- the rpsT gene encoding 30S ribosomal protein S20, translated as MPNIKSAIKRVKVNEKANAANAQAKSAMRTTVKKAEQAIATGAENAQELVVAASKALDKAASKGLIHKNAASRKKSRLAKKA; from the coding sequence ATGCCAAACATTAAATCTGCTATCAAACGTGTAAAAGTTAACGAAAAAGCTAACGCTGCTAACGCACAAGCAAAATCTGCAATGCGTACTACAGTTAAAAAAGCTGAGCAAGCGATCGCAACAGGTGCTGAAAACGCACAAGAATTAGTAGTTGCTGCTTCTAAAGCATTAGATAAAGCTGCTTCTAAAGGTCTTATTCACAAAAACGCGGCTTCTCGTAAAAAGTCTCGTTTAGCGAAAAAAGCTTAA
- the holA gene encoding DNA polymerase III subunit delta, which yields MITKVWQDFKKGNFAPVYLLVGEESYFVDETIKQLKAALQKNEEAEVMTFDLNEQPIDYVIDEADTIPFFSERKLIIAKNASFLKATEKGKEKIDHDLKRLESWLQHPTDTAITIFIAPYEKLDERKKVTKLMKERCTVILAETPQNNDLNVWVKNEAEQHGKAITDEAVGKLLEMVGPNMLQLQMEIEKMALYLGEDYEITRELVEDLVAKTLEHDAFKMLNAYLDHNQEEALKIYHDLLRQKEEPIKLVGLLANNIRTMTNIFYLQKKGYHQQQIAKQLKIHPYRVQVISGQRNRPSDQRLLQALYSLAEVDLQLKTTGGNRERHLELFLMKKL from the coding sequence ATGATAACAAAAGTATGGCAAGATTTTAAAAAGGGGAATTTCGCACCGGTTTACTTGCTTGTAGGAGAAGAATCCTATTTTGTAGATGAAACAATTAAGCAGTTAAAGGCGGCTCTTCAAAAAAATGAAGAAGCGGAAGTCATGACCTTTGACTTAAATGAACAGCCGATTGATTATGTTATTGATGAAGCGGATACGATTCCGTTTTTCTCGGAACGTAAATTAATAATAGCCAAAAATGCATCATTTTTAAAAGCGACTGAAAAAGGCAAGGAAAAGATTGACCATGATTTAAAGCGTCTTGAAAGCTGGCTGCAGCATCCTACCGATACAGCCATCACCATATTTATCGCTCCGTACGAAAAGTTGGATGAGCGTAAAAAAGTAACGAAGCTTATGAAAGAAAGATGTACAGTAATCTTAGCGGAAACACCACAAAACAACGATTTGAATGTATGGGTAAAAAATGAAGCAGAGCAGCATGGAAAAGCGATTACGGATGAAGCTGTCGGCAAACTGCTTGAAATGGTCGGTCCGAATATGCTCCAGCTTCAGATGGAAATCGAAAAGATGGCCTTGTATTTAGGTGAAGATTATGAAATAACACGTGAACTTGTTGAGGATTTAGTGGCAAAAACGCTTGAGCATGATGCATTTAAAATGCTGAATGCCTATTTGGACCACAATCAGGAAGAGGCTCTCAAAATCTATCATGATCTTTTACGTCAAAAAGAAGAACCGATCAAGCTAGTAGGACTTTTAGCAAACAATATCCGGACAATGACCAATATTTTCTATTTGCAAAAGAAAGGGTACCATCAGCAACAGATTGCAAAACAGCTTAAAATTCATCCGTACCGGGTGCAGGTCATTTCAGGTCAAAGAAACCGCCCATCCGACCAGCGTTTACTCCAAGCGCTCTATAGTCTGGCGGAAGTAGATCTTCAGCTGAAAACAACAGGGGGTAACCGTGAACGTCATCTAGAGCTGTTTTTAATGAAGAAACTATAG
- a CDS encoding YqzM family protein, whose translation MAGHQDPNYVAENPFEGRGRAMKSNDFPDAGYGFAIGGGFFIVLFIIATIVEAATRL comes from the coding sequence ATGGCAGGACATCAAGATCCAAACTATGTAGCTGAAAACCCATTCGAAGGTCGTGGCCGAGCGATGAAAAGCAATGACTTCCCGGATGCCGGTTACGGTTTCGCCATCGGTGGCGGATTCTTCATCGTATTGTTTATTATTGCAACAATCGTAGAAGCAGCTACACGTCTGTAA
- a CDS encoding DNA internalization-related competence protein ComEC/Rec2, producing the protein MLYLVNLFKHNWIFYALSVCISALAAFETGRLLFLLALLLVFSLYKRLANIHLLFILIVGIGSYSYFSYEVNKLSHPVKLPAMLTWTDEYNINGVMLRGFMLDESGNKVYVTYELKTEKEKQRFEAQQLAGTSFIVTGEQVSPSFPAHRYGFSMARYLQSKNARGIIEIQHLQYFRQNKNFMQPIYEQRFRLKKHIEETFPPSLAAEAQALLIGFQENVDEQLNRAYQKLGITHLFAISGLHVAFVSFLFFQLLLRLRIRREVATVLLLILLPLYAILAGGAPSIWRAVSVVEFVLLAQYVRWKIPMDDALSLSFIVFVLLEPGAVFQVGFQLSYLATYSLVYSGRILARYSNFWVQSFYITFVCQILVYPLLLFHFYEISLSSFIANIFFVPLFSFIILPINLLVLILTFLPFSFDSILFSMYEPLRTALTNFILFIQQPIVQMWNPGKPSIMWLVILYVSVFFTFYLLDQQAPLKKVIFALVLPAFIFHIQPFLHSDLKIAFVNVGQGDCIVIELPHRKSVIVIDAGGLLRFEQETWKERKTPYEVGRQVVVPYLKGRGIQTIDIFMLSHADADHVEGAEEVLREVIVKEVHVTPGSITKPVMNDFLHELEKTNTKLIEKMAGHKWQIGGTAFEYLWPLEIEYEGNNDSLVLFVKHEAFRALFTGDLEQEGERELIRLYNEELRNIDLLKAGHHGSKTSSTEEFITVTNPKFVVFMAGENNRYNHPHIDVVNRFEAKNTQYFTTGLDGTIEVSVSQNQMYIEKSNSLFMK; encoded by the coding sequence ATGCTTTATTTGGTAAACTTGTTCAAGCATAACTGGATATTTTACGCCTTGTCGGTTTGTATCAGTGCACTTGCTGCATTTGAAACGGGAAGGCTTCTTTTCCTGCTTGCGTTATTGCTGGTGTTTAGTCTTTATAAGCGACTGGCAAACATCCATCTGTTATTTATTTTAATAGTTGGTATTGGAAGTTACAGCTATTTTTCCTATGAAGTCAATAAGCTTTCACATCCGGTTAAACTACCGGCAATGTTAACGTGGACCGACGAGTACAATATAAATGGTGTGATGTTAAGGGGGTTCATGCTTGATGAATCCGGCAACAAAGTATATGTCACCTATGAATTGAAAACTGAAAAAGAAAAACAGCGCTTCGAGGCACAGCAGCTTGCTGGTACAAGTTTTATTGTAACCGGAGAGCAAGTATCCCCATCATTCCCCGCGCACCGCTATGGCTTTTCTATGGCCCGTTATTTGCAAAGCAAAAATGCAAGAGGGATTATTGAAATTCAGCACCTCCAATATTTTCGGCAAAATAAAAACTTCATGCAACCAATCTATGAACAGCGCTTTCGGTTAAAAAAACATATTGAAGAAACTTTCCCGCCATCTCTTGCAGCAGAGGCACAGGCCCTTTTGATCGGTTTTCAGGAAAATGTCGACGAACAATTAAACCGCGCCTATCAAAAGCTTGGCATTACCCATTTATTCGCGATTTCGGGTTTGCATGTCGCATTTGTCTCGTTCCTGTTTTTTCAGTTATTGCTTCGCTTGAGAATACGCAGAGAAGTCGCTACAGTATTATTGCTTATTTTACTGCCGTTATATGCAATTTTAGCAGGAGGGGCACCGTCTATTTGGCGTGCGGTAAGTGTCGTGGAATTCGTCTTGCTTGCGCAGTATGTTCGTTGGAAAATACCGATGGATGATGCATTGTCGCTCAGCTTTATTGTGTTTGTATTATTAGAGCCTGGTGCAGTTTTTCAAGTCGGCTTTCAGCTATCCTATTTGGCCACGTACAGCTTAGTTTATTCCGGCCGCATTTTAGCCCGCTACTCAAATTTTTGGGTACAATCCTTTTACATTACGTTCGTTTGCCAAATCCTCGTTTATCCTTTATTACTGTTCCACTTTTACGAAATCAGCCTTTCTTCTTTTATCGCCAATATTTTCTTCGTTCCTCTTTTTTCCTTTATTATTTTACCCATCAATCTACTTGTCCTTATACTGACTTTTTTGCCATTCTCGTTTGACTCCATTCTCTTTTCTATGTATGAGCCGCTGCGTACAGCACTGACAAACTTCATTCTTTTCATTCAGCAGCCGATTGTCCAAATGTGGAACCCCGGAAAACCTTCGATTATGTGGCTTGTCATTTTATACGTCTCGGTTTTTTTTACATTTTATTTGCTTGACCAGCAAGCTCCGTTAAAGAAAGTCATCTTTGCTTTAGTACTGCCTGCCTTTATATTTCATATACAGCCATTTTTGCACAGTGATCTGAAAATTGCCTTTGTTAACGTCGGTCAAGGGGACTGCATTGTCATTGAACTGCCGCACAGAAAATCGGTCATTGTTATTGATGCAGGGGGCTTGTTGCGATTTGAACAGGAAACATGGAAAGAGCGCAAAACTCCCTATGAAGTTGGGCGTCAAGTTGTCGTTCCTTATTTAAAAGGACGAGGAATCCAGACAATCGATATATTTATGCTGTCACATGCGGATGCCGATCATGTAGAGGGCGCTGAAGAGGTGTTGCGGGAAGTGATTGTAAAGGAGGTTCATGTGACACCAGGATCGATCACCAAGCCGGTGATGAACGATTTTTTGCATGAGCTTGAGAAAACAAATACGAAACTGATCGAGAAAATGGCTGGTCATAAGTGGCAAATCGGGGGAACAGCATTTGAATATTTATGGCCATTGGAAATTGAATATGAAGGAAATAATGATTCGCTCGTTCTATTTGTAAAGCATGAGGCGTTTCGGGCATTGTTTACAGGGGATTTGGAGCAGGAAGGCGAGAGGGAGCTCATTCGACTTTATAACGAGGAATTACGTAATATCGATCTATTGAAGGCCGGGCATCATGGCAGTAAGACATCAAGCACCGAGGAATTTATAACAGTAACAAACCCTAAATTTGTCGTGTTTATGGCAGGTGAAAATAACCGCTATAATCATCCGCATATTGATGTTGTCAATCGGTTTGAGGCGAAAAATACCCAATACTTCACAACAGGTTTAGACGGTACGATAGAAGTTTCAGTCTCACAAAATCAAATGTACATTGAAAAATCGAATTCTCTTTTTATGAAATAA
- a CDS encoding ComE operon protein 2 — protein MERITWDQFFMAQSHLLALRSTCSRLAVGATIVREKRIIAGGYNGSISGDEHCIEEGCYVVDNHCVRTVHAETNALLQCAKYGTPSNGADLYVTHFPCLPCTKTIIQAGIKNVYYAKDYKNNMYAMELFKKADVHVAHIPFDEAKIDFLQDEKFALTAEMLEKLRELGASRDQLLPLEEKMHALFGKLVQA, from the coding sequence ATGGAGCGAATTACTTGGGATCAATTTTTTATGGCGCAAAGTCATTTACTCGCATTAAGAAGCACGTGCAGCCGTCTTGCGGTAGGTGCGACAATTGTACGGGAAAAGCGCATCATTGCCGGCGGATATAATGGATCGATTTCAGGTGACGAACACTGTATCGAAGAAGGGTGCTACGTTGTGGACAACCATTGTGTCCGCACAGTGCATGCCGAAACGAATGCATTACTGCAATGTGCAAAATATGGTACGCCATCAAATGGAGCGGATCTATATGTCACGCATTTCCCATGCCTGCCATGCACGAAGACGATCATTCAAGCCGGCATTAAAAATGTGTACTATGCAAAAGATTATAAAAATAATATGTACGCAATGGAACTGTTCAAAAAAGCGGATGTCCATGTTGCACATATTCCATTTGATGAAGCTAAGATCGACTTTCTGCAAGATGAAAAGTTCGCATTGACCGCTGAAATGCTTGAGAAGCTTCGTGAGTTAGGTGCAAGCCGAGATCAGTTGCTCCCATTAGAGGAGAAGATGCATGCTTTATTTGGTAAACTTGTTCAAGCATAA
- a CDS encoding helix-hairpin-helix domain-containing protein, which translates to MQPFLEKYKKQLAVLGGIVAAVLIYLLFLDDSSHSATIETIDQMTIPAIEEPSANPDTEVETEQKPIMVDVKGAVKYPGVYSLSEEQRIVDAVEAAGGYTDDANPVLINHAQRLQDEMVIYVPKMGEEPAEVMERIIQAGPATGSGSGNTTGKININKAMEAELTQLPGIGPSKAGAIIQHRSEHGNFQVIDDLKKVTGIGDKTFEQLKDLIDVK; encoded by the coding sequence TTGCAGCCATTTCTGGAGAAGTATAAAAAGCAACTTGCTGTTCTGGGCGGTATCGTTGCTGCGGTATTAATCTACTTATTATTCCTCGATGATTCCTCGCACAGTGCTACGATAGAAACAATTGACCAAATGACAATTCCAGCTATTGAAGAACCTTCCGCAAATCCGGACACGGAAGTTGAAACCGAACAAAAGCCAATAATGGTTGATGTAAAAGGAGCGGTAAAATATCCGGGTGTTTATTCATTATCCGAAGAACAACGGATTGTCGATGCCGTTGAAGCAGCAGGAGGTTACACAGACGATGCCAATCCGGTGCTTATTAACCATGCCCAAAGACTTCAGGATGAAATGGTCATCTATGTACCTAAAATGGGTGAAGAGCCTGCAGAAGTAATGGAACGGATAATACAGGCAGGTCCGGCAACCGGCTCCGGCAGTGGAAATACGACCGGGAAGATTAATATAAATAAAGCGATGGAAGCGGAGTTAACCCAGCTTCCGGGAATTGGTCCATCCAAAGCGGGGGCGATTATTCAGCACCGTTCCGAACATGGGAATTTTCAAGTCATTGATGATTTAAAAAAGGTAACGGGAATCGGGGACAAAACATTTGAGCAGTTAAAGGACCTAATCGACGTAAAATAA
- a CDS encoding class I SAM-dependent DNA methyltransferase translates to MNSYERFAEVYDELMTDIPYTEYVEWIQTFAPAQNYKNLLDIGCGTGTLALMLHKAGYAVSGIDLSEDMLAIASARMEAEKVSMPLYAMSMDELDGFSDLDVAIIPIDSINYVKEQQNVVETLKRIFDSLREGGQLFFDVHSLYKMDDIFLDGPFTYDDGEISYVWHTEPGEEPHSVYHQMTFFVLTESGLYERFDEEHYQRTFAYEQYAKWLKEVGFSHVEVTADWTPTQPTDESERIFIRAVK, encoded by the coding sequence ATGAATAGTTATGAACGTTTTGCGGAAGTTTATGATGAATTGATGACAGATATCCCGTATACGGAATATGTGGAATGGATTCAGACATTTGCACCTGCACAGAACTATAAAAATCTGCTCGATATTGGCTGTGGTACAGGAACGCTTGCATTAATGCTGCATAAAGCAGGTTACGCTGTATCAGGGATTGACTTATCGGAAGACATGCTTGCCATTGCAAGTGCGCGTATGGAAGCTGAGAAGGTTTCAATGCCTCTATATGCTATGTCAATGGACGAACTAGATGGTTTCAGCGATTTGGATGTTGCCATCATCCCAATTGACTCAATCAACTATGTAAAAGAGCAGCAAAATGTCGTGGAAACATTAAAGCGGATATTTGACAGTCTCCGTGAAGGCGGACAACTATTCTTTGATGTACATTCGTTATATAAAATGGACGATATTTTTCTGGATGGTCCATTTACATATGATGACGGCGAAATTTCATATGTTTGGCATACAGAGCCAGGTGAAGAACCCCATTCTGTGTACCATCAAATGACATTTTTTGTACTAACAGAAAGCGGCCTGTATGAACGTTTTGATGAAGAACATTATCAGCGCACATTTGCGTATGAGCAATATGCGAAATGGCTAAAAGAGGTCGGTTTTTCTCATGTTGAAGTAACGGCAGACTGGACACCAACACAACCGACTGATGAAAGCGAACGAATTTTTATTCGGGCGGTTAAATAA
- the rsfS gene encoding ribosome silencing factor — translation MNETLLNITYKAIDDKRGEDIVALNMQGISLLADYFIIAEGSSERQVQAIAREIKEKAEEAGFTVRKLEGFDTARWILVDMGDVVAHIFHKDERAYYNLERLWGDAPQLDAPQMDNE, via the coding sequence ATGAATGAAACGTTATTAAATATTACGTACAAAGCAATCGATGACAAGCGAGGAGAAGATATCGTTGCATTAAATATGCAAGGGATTTCACTTTTAGCTGATTATTTCATCATTGCAGAAGGTAGCTCAGAGCGCCAAGTACAGGCAATTGCACGTGAAATTAAAGAAAAAGCAGAAGAAGCGGGCTTCACAGTACGTAAGCTTGAAGGCTTTGATACTGCACGCTGGATTTTAGTCGATATGGGTGATGTTGTTGCACATATTTTCCATAAAGATGAGCGTGCCTATTACAACCTAGAGCGTCTATGGGGAGATGCACCACAATTAGACGCGCCACAAATGGACAATGAATAG
- the yqeK gene encoding bis(5'-nucleosyl)-tetraphosphatase (symmetrical) YqeK, whose translation MDRQTMLAAIKDRMPEKRYIHTVGVMETAIRLAHQYDENPQKAEIAAIFHDIAKYADVDWMKQVVIEQQLDARLLDWNAEILHGPVGAWIVETEFQINDEAILNAIRYHTTGRVNMTTIEKIIYVADMIEPNRKFQGVEELRTLADISLEDAFRACVTHTLSFLVSSQQAIYPVSIECYNSLIREE comes from the coding sequence ATGGATCGTCAAACGATGCTGGCCGCGATTAAAGATCGAATGCCTGAAAAACGGTATATTCATACGGTTGGTGTAATGGAAACAGCGATCCGTTTAGCTCATCAATACGATGAAAATCCACAAAAAGCAGAGATTGCGGCTATTTTCCATGATATCGCTAAATATGCGGATGTTGACTGGATGAAGCAAGTCGTGATCGAACAGCAGTTGGATGCGCGTTTGCTTGACTGGAATGCAGAAATATTGCATGGCCCGGTCGGTGCCTGGATTGTCGAGACGGAATTCCAAATTAATGATGAAGCCATTTTAAATGCAATTCGTTACCATACTACCGGACGTGTGAATATGACAACTATTGAGAAAATTATTTATGTAGCAGATATGATTGAACCAAATCGTAAGTTTCAGGGTGTTGAGGAACTAAGAACATTGGCAGACATCAGTTTAGAAGATGCATTCCGGGCATGTGTGACACATACGCTCAGTTTTTTAGTTTCGTCACAGCAGGCAATTTACCCTGTTTCAATTGAATGCTACAACAGCTTAATAAGAGAGGAATAA
- a CDS encoding nicotinate-nucleotide adenylyltransferase: MKKVGLFGGTFNPPHIGHLMMANEVYAALGLTEVRFMPNAKPPHKDLSRSATNAQRLRMVELAIEDIPYFHVETYELERGGVSYTFDTMKALCEREPQIQFYFIIGGDMIDSLHTWHRIDELMELVTFVGVMRPGSEAKSSYDVCMVEAPQIDLSSTYIRNRLQQSEAPLQFLLPAAVEQYIRKEGLYGSSNDAGRD, encoded by the coding sequence TCGGTCTTTTTGGAGGAACTTTTAATCCACCGCATATTGGACATTTAATGATGGCCAACGAAGTGTATGCAGCGCTTGGTTTGACGGAAGTACGCTTTATGCCGAATGCAAAACCGCCGCATAAGGATTTGTCCCGCTCGGCAACAAATGCGCAGCGTCTGCGGATGGTTGAGCTGGCGATCGAGGACATTCCTTATTTTCATGTGGAAACATACGAACTTGAGCGCGGAGGGGTATCCTATACATTCGATACAATGAAAGCATTGTGTGAACGTGAACCACAAATACAGTTTTATTTTATTATCGGCGGGGACATGATCGACTCTTTGCATACATGGCACCGTATCGATGAATTAATGGAACTTGTCACATTTGTTGGAGTGATGCGCCCGGGCAGTGAAGCAAAATCTTCCTACGACGTGTGCATGGTGGAAGCTCCGCAAATTGACCTTTCTTCAACATATATTCGAAACCGATTACAGCAATCAGAGGCACCTTTACAATTTTTATTGCCTGCTGCAGTTGAACAGTATATTCGAAAGGAAGGTTTGTATGGATCGTCAAACGATGCTGGCCGCGATTAA